From one Trifolium pratense cultivar HEN17-A07 linkage group LG1, ARS_RC_1.1, whole genome shotgun sequence genomic stretch:
- the LOC123902550 gene encoding sister chromatid cohesion protein PDS5 homolog B-like isoform X2 gives MDKSSLQLVSEIGTHLSQRTRPNKDFIVKSLRKAANALSNLEQSPEPQTAKEVQAMKKREDALKPLTDAVVCRSLLHHDDKDVKLLVAICVTELFRVKAPKPPFEDMYLRDVFKLVIGLFADLADTANPLFSKRVKVLETMAQLKCCILMLEIDCIDLVLEMFNLFFSVVRDDHNDSLINAMSSMMRDILNESEDASQKLLEVILRNLIKRKKDTTCASYKLAKSVIETCGQEDELNSIVCKFLFSCIYDRDAVGCGLKEYYHEIIFEVFQCAPHMLLAIIPSLIEELLADQVDVRLKAVNLAGKLFALPNHHVAQKFHDLFVEFLKRFYDTSVDVRISALQCAKAFYAANPFGRESLEIITSVEGRLLDFDDRVRMHAVTAACDICCSNPMLVPVKLLAVVTERLRDKKISVRKRALQKLMETYREYCKKCCDQSMSTSDHFEEIPCKILMLCYDKECKEFRSQSIELVLGDNLFPSELSVKERTNHWIHMFSLFSSLHEKALNTILIQKRRLQNEMKNYLAIRKKLKAICAEETQKKIESVFTKIAASFSDSHKAEECLHKLNQIKDNNLFKSLEKLLEESTFTNGQTIKDELLVMIGDKNPNYDFLCSLFSKCSSNIFSSEHVQCILKYLSKDKCGFKDSSGNLLLAIVRIFPSMLKGLEKQFEMLLEHTSPVNDKLIEVIATAGPKVSFNLSGIYPFLERMCLHGTRKQAKFAVSAIVSSSSEHSVVSKLFERLIYSLNNEWNVPTIMQNLGYTAQCSVSAFESQVEEITSYISQKISQMESLGDDDLTSLYGTSQCSKSCQLKWNVPTILQSLGCIAQWSVSDLGSQVEEITSYICQKIIQMECLDDDLTSLNGTSQCSKSCQLKIYGLKTLVKCFLPDQRNQTKRNINGLLDILSRMLRETDGFVNSEKDKAQVRLAAATAILHLAKKWDITPEIFRFTILIAKDSSSFVRSKFLSKTQKLLKERKLPISFACAFALAMTESIGDLRLQNDKHMAEFIKDYSIAACKRQSSSVRVDYPAYVLVYLIHVLAWSNDFPEACQNEEVYADLCSPLFFFLQALVDISIVNGDRELVNDAVLYIFSIFQAIRKTEDSVDSHATILHKLAEIGIFTLKALCPGEISVSQVPRQILLPKSLYRASLTRDDANLKCPTCFFDQSFLSRVFDMLKNSGASQTYAQKPAKTLPKPARKGQQDVPRSKNNTCSKLDLASSKPDSFPRSYITNSNTVKPNISSEKRRKHGLPSDSGSIGLHECSTIGKQQKLPSKQIENTSERNRLSSSGSVSCKDSLVESRVLTRKSKRAAKTHTVQHFKCPRTNLKDTCGSKARGILADVSNENLISHCDPSEHSSLSSIKQTTDTAGCLAAKEGTSLCVKNLGAASVSGSEKCTETITSEVVNTVRRTRRKI, from the exons ATGGACAAATCCTCTCTGCAACTCGTCTCCGAGATCGGAACTCACCTCTCCCAACGAACTCGTCCAAACAAAGACTTCATCGTCAAATCTCTCCGA AAAGCTGCAAATGCTTTGTCTAATTTAGAACAGTCTCCTGAGCCGCAAACGGCCAAAGAAGTACAAGCTATGAAGAAACGAGAAGATGCTTTGAAGCCACTGACTGATGCTGTGGTTTGTCGCAGTCTGCTTCATCATGATGATAAGGATGTCAAGCTTCTGGTTGCTATTTGCGTCACTGAATTATTTAGAGTCAAGGCTCCTAAACCCCCTTTTGAAGACATGTATTTAAGG GATGTATTTAAACTCGTCATTGGTTTGTTTGCGGATCTAGCTGATACTGCAAATCCATTATTTTCAAAAAGGGTTAAAGTATTGGAAACTATGGCTCAATTAAAGTGTTGCATATTAATGCTGGAGATTGACTGCATAGACCTTGTTCTCGAGATGTTCAATCTTTTCTTCTCAGTTGTGAG AGATGATCACAATGACAGTTTGATTAATGCCATGTCTTCTATGATGAGAGACATATTGAATGAGAGTGAGGATGCTTCTCAGAAACTATTAGAAGTGATTTTACGAAATCTTATAAAGCGAAAAAAA GATACGACTTGTGCTTCTTATAAACTTGCTAAATCAGTAATTGAAACttgtggtcaagaggatgagctGAACTCCATAGTTTgcaagtttttattttcttgtataTATGACAGGGACGCTGTGGGCTGTGGGCTTAAAGAATATTACcatgaaattatttttgaagTTTTTCAGTGTGCTCCTCATATGCTTCTTGCGATCATCCCTAGCTTAATTGAAGAGTTATTG GCTGATCAGGTTGATGTTCGGTTAAAAGCTGTTAATTTGGCAGGGAAACTTTTTGCACTACCTAACCACCATGTTGCACAGAAGTTTCATGATCTTTTTGTTGAGTTTTTGAAAAGATTTTATGATACATCTGTGGATGTAAGAATTAGTGCTCTACAATGTGCCAAAGCTTTCTATGCGGCAAATCCTTTTGGGAGAGAATCACTTGAAATCATCA CTTCTGTTGAAGGTCGATTGTTAGACTTTGATGACAGAGTGAGGATGCATGCGGTTACTGCTGCTTGTGACATTTGCTGTTCAAACCCAATGCTTGTTCCCGTGAAACTATTGGCTGTAGTCACCGAGAGACTTCGGGATAAAAAG ATATCTGTTAGAAAGAGGGCCTTGCAGAAGTTGATGGAAACATATCGAGAATATTGTAAGAAATGTTGTGATCAAAGCATGTCAACTAGTGATCACTTTGAAGAGATTCCATGTAAAATTTTGATGCTTTGCTATGATAAGGAGTGCAAGGAGTTCAG ATCACAGAGCATAGAATTGGTTCTTGGTGATAATCTATTTCCCAGTGAACTTTCTGTTAAGGAAAGGACAAATCACTGGATACACATGTTTTCTCTTTTCAGTTCTCTTCACGAAAAGGCACTGAATACTATTTTGATTCAAAAGAGAAG GTTGCAGAATGAGATGAAAAACTATTTGGCTATACGGAAGAAATTAAAG GCAATTTGTGCTGAAGAAACACAGAAGAAAATTGAAAGTGTGTTTACAAAAATAGCTGCATCTTTCTCAGATTCTCACAAAGCAGAAGAGTGCCTTCACAAGTTAAACCAAATCAAAGATAATAACTTGTTTAAATCACTTGAAAAATTATTGGAGGAATCAACTTTCACAAATGGACAAACCATCAAA GATGAACTTCTTGTAATGATTGGAGACAAAAATCCAAATTATGACTTTTTATGTTCACTCTTCTCCAAATGTTCATCTAACATTTTCAGTTCAGAGCACGTCCagtgtattttaaaatatctttCCAAAGATAAATGTGGATTTAAGGATTCTTCTGGAAATCTTCTGCTG GCTATTGTTAGAATTTTCCCCTCAATGCTGAAAGGCTTGGAGAAGCAGTTTGAAATGTTGTTGGAGCATACAAGTCCCGTAAATGACAAGCTGATTGAGGTTATAGCAACTGCAGGTCCTAAAGTTTCTTTCAATCTGAG TGGTATTTATCCATTTCTAGAGAGAATGTGCTTACATGGAACTCGCAAACAAGCCAAATTTGCGGTCTCTGCTATCGTCTCCTCGAGTTCTGAACATTCAGTTGTCTCAAAATTATTTGAG AGACTAATTTATTCTTTGAATAACGAATGGAATGTCCCAACAATTATGCAAAATCTGGGATACACTGCACAGTGCTCTGTTTCAGCTTTTGAAAGTCAAGTAGAAGAGATCACATCATATATATCCCAGAAGATTAGTCAA ATGGAGTCATTGGGTGATGATGATCTGACATCCTTGTATGGTACCTCTCAGTGCAGCAAATCTTGTCAATTGAAG TGGAATGTCCCAACAATTTTGCAATCCCTTGGATGCATCGCGCAATGGTCTGTTTCAGATCTTGGATCTCAAGTTGAAGAGATCACATCATATATATGCCAGAAGATTATTCAA ATGGAGTGTTTGGATGATGATCTGACATCCTTAAATGGTACATCTCAGTGCAGCAAATCTTGTCAACTGAAG ATTTATGGGCTGAAAACACTAGTAAAATGCTTTTTGCCTGACCAACGGAACCAGACAAAGCGGAACATTAACGGACTCTTGGATATTTTATCAAGAATGCTACGGGAAACTGATGGTTTTGTTAATAG TGAAAAGGATAAGGCTCAGGTCAGATTAGCTGCTGCAACAGCAATTCTTCATCTTGCTAAGAAGTGGGATATAACTCCAGAAATTTTCCGCTTCACTATTTTGATTGCAAAG gattcttcttcttttgttaGGAGCAAATTTCTTAGTAAAACACAGAAATTGCTGAAGGAGCGTAAATTACCTATCAGTTTTGCTTGTGCTTTTGCATTGGCAATGACCGAGAGCATTGGCGATCTGCGGCTTCAA AACGATAAACATATGGCAGAATTTATTAAGGATTACAGTATAGCAGCTTGCAAACGACAATCTTCTTCTGTTCGCGTCGATTACCCTGCATACGTTTTGGTGTACTTGATTCATGTGCTTGCTTGGAGTAATGACTTTCCCGAAGCCTGTCAAAATGAAGAAGTCTATGCTGACCTTTGTAG CCCACTCTTCTTTTTCCTACAGGCATTGGTTGATATTAGTATTGTCAATGGTGACCGGGAGCTTGTTAATGACGCTGTCTTGTATATATTTAGCATTTTTCAAGCAATCAGAAAAACTGAGGATTCTGTTGATTCACATGCAACCATT CTGCACAAGCTGGCTGAAATTGGCATATTTACTTTAAAGGCATTATGTCCCGGTGAAATTTCTGTATCACAAGTCCCGCGACAAATTTTGCTGCCTAAGTCATTGTATAGAGCAAGTCTCACTAGGGATGAT GCTAATTTAAAATGTCCAACGTGCTTTTTTGATCAAAGTTTTCTAAGTAGAGTCTTTGACATGCTTAAAAACTCTGGTGCCTCTCAGACATATGCTCAAAAG cCTGCGAAAACACTTCCTAAACCTGCTCGCAAGGGTCAACAGGACGTCCCAAGGTCCAAAAATAATACTTGCAGTAAGCTGGACTTGGCTTCGAGCAAACCAGACAGTTTTCCAAGGAGTTACATAACAAATTCTAATACTGTGAAGCCAAATATATCTTCAGAGAAAAGGAGAAAACATGGGCTTCCGTCTGATTCTGGATCAATTGGTTTGCATGAATGCTCTACAATTGGGAAGCAACAAAAATTaccatcaaaacaaattgaaaatacTTCCGAAAGAAACCGGCTTTCATCTAGTGGTTCTGTCAGCTGTAAGGATTCACTGGTCGAATCACGTGTGCTGACCCGTAAATCGAAAAGAGCTGCGAAAACACATACTGTTCAACATTTCAAATGCCCTAGAACCAACCTCAAAGATACATGTGGCTCTAAG GCACGAGGTATACTGGCAGATGTTTCAAATGAAAATCTTATCTCCCACTG TGATCCTAGTGAACATTCTTCTCTCAGTAGTATAAAGCAAACTACGGATACAGCAGGATGCCTAGCAGCCAAAGAGGGAACATCTCTGTGCGTAAAAA
- the LOC123902550 gene encoding sister chromatid cohesion protein PDS5 homolog B-like isoform X1, giving the protein MDKSSLQLVSEIGTHLSQRTRPNKDFIVKSLRKAANALSNLEQSPEPQTAKEVQAMKKREDALKPLTDAVVCRSLLHHDDKDVKLLVAICVTELFRVKAPKPPFEDMYLRDVFKLVIGLFADLADTANPLFSKRVKVLETMAQLKCCILMLEIDCIDLVLEMFNLFFSVVRDDHNDSLINAMSSMMRDILNESEDASQKLLEVILRNLIKRKKDTTCASYKLAKSVIETCGQEDELNSIVCKFLFSCIYDRDAVGCGLKEYYHEIIFEVFQCAPHMLLAIIPSLIEELLADQVDVRLKAVNLAGKLFALPNHHVAQKFHDLFVEFLKRFYDTSVDVRISALQCAKAFYAANPFGRESLEIITSVEGRLLDFDDRVRMHAVTAACDICCSNPMLVPVKLLAVVTERLRDKKISVRKRALQKLMETYREYCKKCCDQSMSTSDHFEEIPCKILMLCYDKECKEFRSQSIELVLGDNLFPSELSVKERTNHWIHMFSLFSSLHEKALNTILIQKRRLQNEMKNYLAIRKKLKAICAEETQKKIESVFTKIAASFSDSHKAEECLHKLNQIKDNNLFKSLEKLLEESTFTNGQTIKDELLVMIGDKNPNYDFLCSLFSKCSSNIFSSEHVQCILKYLSKDKCGFKDSSGNLLLAIVRIFPSMLKGLEKQFEMLLEHTSPVNDKLIEVIATAGPKVSFNLSGIYPFLERMCLHGTRKQAKFAVSAIVSSSSEHSVVSKLFERLIYSLNNEWNVPTIMQNLGYTAQCSVSAFESQVEEITSYISQKISQMESLGDDDLTSLYGTSQCSKSCQLKWNVPTILQSLGCIAQWSVSDLGSQVEEITSYICQKIIQMECLDDDLTSLNGTSQCSKSCQLKIYGLKTLVKCFLPDQRNQTKRNINGLLDILSRMLRETDGFVNSEKDKAQVRLAAATAILHLAKKWDITPEIFRFTILIAKDSSSFVRSKFLSKTQKLLKERKLPISFACAFALAMTESIGDLRLQNDKHMAEFIKDYSIAACKRQSSSVRVDYPAYVLVYLIHVLAWSNDFPEACQNEEVYADLCSPLFFFLQALVDISIVNGDRELVNDAVLYIFSIFQAIRKTEDSVDSHATIKLHKLAEIGIFTLKALCPGEISVSQVPRQILLPKSLYRASLTRDDANLKCPTCFFDQSFLSRVFDMLKNSGASQTYAQKPAKTLPKPARKGQQDVPRSKNNTCSKLDLASSKPDSFPRSYITNSNTVKPNISSEKRRKHGLPSDSGSIGLHECSTIGKQQKLPSKQIENTSERNRLSSSGSVSCKDSLVESRVLTRKSKRAAKTHTVQHFKCPRTNLKDTCGSKARGILADVSNENLISHCDPSEHSSLSSIKQTTDTAGCLAAKEGTSLCVKNLGAASVSGSEKCTETITSEVVNTVRRTRRKI; this is encoded by the exons ATGGACAAATCCTCTCTGCAACTCGTCTCCGAGATCGGAACTCACCTCTCCCAACGAACTCGTCCAAACAAAGACTTCATCGTCAAATCTCTCCGA AAAGCTGCAAATGCTTTGTCTAATTTAGAACAGTCTCCTGAGCCGCAAACGGCCAAAGAAGTACAAGCTATGAAGAAACGAGAAGATGCTTTGAAGCCACTGACTGATGCTGTGGTTTGTCGCAGTCTGCTTCATCATGATGATAAGGATGTCAAGCTTCTGGTTGCTATTTGCGTCACTGAATTATTTAGAGTCAAGGCTCCTAAACCCCCTTTTGAAGACATGTATTTAAGG GATGTATTTAAACTCGTCATTGGTTTGTTTGCGGATCTAGCTGATACTGCAAATCCATTATTTTCAAAAAGGGTTAAAGTATTGGAAACTATGGCTCAATTAAAGTGTTGCATATTAATGCTGGAGATTGACTGCATAGACCTTGTTCTCGAGATGTTCAATCTTTTCTTCTCAGTTGTGAG AGATGATCACAATGACAGTTTGATTAATGCCATGTCTTCTATGATGAGAGACATATTGAATGAGAGTGAGGATGCTTCTCAGAAACTATTAGAAGTGATTTTACGAAATCTTATAAAGCGAAAAAAA GATACGACTTGTGCTTCTTATAAACTTGCTAAATCAGTAATTGAAACttgtggtcaagaggatgagctGAACTCCATAGTTTgcaagtttttattttcttgtataTATGACAGGGACGCTGTGGGCTGTGGGCTTAAAGAATATTACcatgaaattatttttgaagTTTTTCAGTGTGCTCCTCATATGCTTCTTGCGATCATCCCTAGCTTAATTGAAGAGTTATTG GCTGATCAGGTTGATGTTCGGTTAAAAGCTGTTAATTTGGCAGGGAAACTTTTTGCACTACCTAACCACCATGTTGCACAGAAGTTTCATGATCTTTTTGTTGAGTTTTTGAAAAGATTTTATGATACATCTGTGGATGTAAGAATTAGTGCTCTACAATGTGCCAAAGCTTTCTATGCGGCAAATCCTTTTGGGAGAGAATCACTTGAAATCATCA CTTCTGTTGAAGGTCGATTGTTAGACTTTGATGACAGAGTGAGGATGCATGCGGTTACTGCTGCTTGTGACATTTGCTGTTCAAACCCAATGCTTGTTCCCGTGAAACTATTGGCTGTAGTCACCGAGAGACTTCGGGATAAAAAG ATATCTGTTAGAAAGAGGGCCTTGCAGAAGTTGATGGAAACATATCGAGAATATTGTAAGAAATGTTGTGATCAAAGCATGTCAACTAGTGATCACTTTGAAGAGATTCCATGTAAAATTTTGATGCTTTGCTATGATAAGGAGTGCAAGGAGTTCAG ATCACAGAGCATAGAATTGGTTCTTGGTGATAATCTATTTCCCAGTGAACTTTCTGTTAAGGAAAGGACAAATCACTGGATACACATGTTTTCTCTTTTCAGTTCTCTTCACGAAAAGGCACTGAATACTATTTTGATTCAAAAGAGAAG GTTGCAGAATGAGATGAAAAACTATTTGGCTATACGGAAGAAATTAAAG GCAATTTGTGCTGAAGAAACACAGAAGAAAATTGAAAGTGTGTTTACAAAAATAGCTGCATCTTTCTCAGATTCTCACAAAGCAGAAGAGTGCCTTCACAAGTTAAACCAAATCAAAGATAATAACTTGTTTAAATCACTTGAAAAATTATTGGAGGAATCAACTTTCACAAATGGACAAACCATCAAA GATGAACTTCTTGTAATGATTGGAGACAAAAATCCAAATTATGACTTTTTATGTTCACTCTTCTCCAAATGTTCATCTAACATTTTCAGTTCAGAGCACGTCCagtgtattttaaaatatctttCCAAAGATAAATGTGGATTTAAGGATTCTTCTGGAAATCTTCTGCTG GCTATTGTTAGAATTTTCCCCTCAATGCTGAAAGGCTTGGAGAAGCAGTTTGAAATGTTGTTGGAGCATACAAGTCCCGTAAATGACAAGCTGATTGAGGTTATAGCAACTGCAGGTCCTAAAGTTTCTTTCAATCTGAG TGGTATTTATCCATTTCTAGAGAGAATGTGCTTACATGGAACTCGCAAACAAGCCAAATTTGCGGTCTCTGCTATCGTCTCCTCGAGTTCTGAACATTCAGTTGTCTCAAAATTATTTGAG AGACTAATTTATTCTTTGAATAACGAATGGAATGTCCCAACAATTATGCAAAATCTGGGATACACTGCACAGTGCTCTGTTTCAGCTTTTGAAAGTCAAGTAGAAGAGATCACATCATATATATCCCAGAAGATTAGTCAA ATGGAGTCATTGGGTGATGATGATCTGACATCCTTGTATGGTACCTCTCAGTGCAGCAAATCTTGTCAATTGAAG TGGAATGTCCCAACAATTTTGCAATCCCTTGGATGCATCGCGCAATGGTCTGTTTCAGATCTTGGATCTCAAGTTGAAGAGATCACATCATATATATGCCAGAAGATTATTCAA ATGGAGTGTTTGGATGATGATCTGACATCCTTAAATGGTACATCTCAGTGCAGCAAATCTTGTCAACTGAAG ATTTATGGGCTGAAAACACTAGTAAAATGCTTTTTGCCTGACCAACGGAACCAGACAAAGCGGAACATTAACGGACTCTTGGATATTTTATCAAGAATGCTACGGGAAACTGATGGTTTTGTTAATAG TGAAAAGGATAAGGCTCAGGTCAGATTAGCTGCTGCAACAGCAATTCTTCATCTTGCTAAGAAGTGGGATATAACTCCAGAAATTTTCCGCTTCACTATTTTGATTGCAAAG gattcttcttcttttgttaGGAGCAAATTTCTTAGTAAAACACAGAAATTGCTGAAGGAGCGTAAATTACCTATCAGTTTTGCTTGTGCTTTTGCATTGGCAATGACCGAGAGCATTGGCGATCTGCGGCTTCAA AACGATAAACATATGGCAGAATTTATTAAGGATTACAGTATAGCAGCTTGCAAACGACAATCTTCTTCTGTTCGCGTCGATTACCCTGCATACGTTTTGGTGTACTTGATTCATGTGCTTGCTTGGAGTAATGACTTTCCCGAAGCCTGTCAAAATGAAGAAGTCTATGCTGACCTTTGTAG CCCACTCTTCTTTTTCCTACAGGCATTGGTTGATATTAGTATTGTCAATGGTGACCGGGAGCTTGTTAATGACGCTGTCTTGTATATATTTAGCATTTTTCAAGCAATCAGAAAAACTGAGGATTCTGTTGATTCACATGCAACCATT AAGCTGCACAAGCTGGCTGAAATTGGCATATTTACTTTAAAGGCATTATGTCCCGGTGAAATTTCTGTATCACAAGTCCCGCGACAAATTTTGCTGCCTAAGTCATTGTATAGAGCAAGTCTCACTAGGGATGAT GCTAATTTAAAATGTCCAACGTGCTTTTTTGATCAAAGTTTTCTAAGTAGAGTCTTTGACATGCTTAAAAACTCTGGTGCCTCTCAGACATATGCTCAAAAG cCTGCGAAAACACTTCCTAAACCTGCTCGCAAGGGTCAACAGGACGTCCCAAGGTCCAAAAATAATACTTGCAGTAAGCTGGACTTGGCTTCGAGCAAACCAGACAGTTTTCCAAGGAGTTACATAACAAATTCTAATACTGTGAAGCCAAATATATCTTCAGAGAAAAGGAGAAAACATGGGCTTCCGTCTGATTCTGGATCAATTGGTTTGCATGAATGCTCTACAATTGGGAAGCAACAAAAATTaccatcaaaacaaattgaaaatacTTCCGAAAGAAACCGGCTTTCATCTAGTGGTTCTGTCAGCTGTAAGGATTCACTGGTCGAATCACGTGTGCTGACCCGTAAATCGAAAAGAGCTGCGAAAACACATACTGTTCAACATTTCAAATGCCCTAGAACCAACCTCAAAGATACATGTGGCTCTAAG GCACGAGGTATACTGGCAGATGTTTCAAATGAAAATCTTATCTCCCACTG TGATCCTAGTGAACATTCTTCTCTCAGTAGTATAAAGCAAACTACGGATACAGCAGGATGCCTAGCAGCCAAAGAGGGAACATCTCTGTGCGTAAAAA